In Actinomycetota bacterium, one genomic interval encodes:
- a CDS encoding O-antigen ligase family protein: MGATFSRMERWGRATLVAGLALACGGVPLAMARLGGSPFGPVKAVVLSLATVMIGLGLALSAQSSASLSRIARRSTLAWAALALVGVACLSAVTAIEPHQAILGSYPDYRGLALVIACLVSGAGAAALAFGEVGLRVVSRATVAAGLLVGLAALVERVDTGSSLPDWQMLRIASTLGNPSNLGVYCVIALPLVLFVVLRDARRFWRILAVVTFGLLGLALLWSSSRGAWIGLVAAIGTLVLVVAMGRARGGGARKLVRVGLLLAVCVAVGALANPSFGERVTSVFDTKSKTARWRVSAWSSSVEMISDRPVLGWGPNSFRFVYSDYQAPKQIDGMFGYQIVEAAHNVVLDTGVAFGIPGLLALLAMTGLATTTIVREARREDADSIEVAAVGASLVGGVSGLMLHYVTMDTGPVLAAVVGLVCATQVRRIAADASDAEAGAQARWLRMAAISGAAVAFVALVLFSRVFTADLTAARAVSAAKSGVDWPVVRERVEAARRNAPFEPFFARQEGKAAALFVQKRFDVDALEDGARAYDDALVAMPDDPTLVAERANLYLAAAMSSKDARYATEALRGFERATRMDPNTGIPWAGKGSAQAALGMWEQSAVSLERAVELSPRYRVAWRNLATAYDALGMDAKAKNARFRADGVAEPTKAPQ, translated from the coding sequence GTGGGGGCGACCTTCAGCCGGATGGAGCGGTGGGGTCGCGCAACGCTTGTCGCGGGCCTCGCACTTGCGTGCGGCGGTGTTCCGCTCGCCATGGCGCGTCTTGGCGGAAGCCCGTTCGGGCCCGTGAAAGCCGTAGTGCTGAGCCTGGCGACGGTCATGATCGGTCTTGGCCTGGCACTCTCAGCACAGTCGAGCGCGTCGCTGTCTCGCATTGCTCGTCGGTCGACGCTGGCGTGGGCTGCCCTCGCTCTGGTGGGCGTGGCCTGTTTGTCGGCAGTCACCGCGATTGAGCCGCACCAGGCCATCCTTGGCAGCTACCCGGACTACCGGGGGCTTGCGCTCGTGATTGCGTGCCTTGTGTCCGGGGCGGGAGCTGCGGCTCTTGCCTTCGGGGAAGTGGGCCTGCGCGTCGTCTCGAGGGCCACGGTCGCAGCAGGGCTTCTGGTAGGCCTGGCGGCCTTGGTGGAGCGTGTGGATACGGGTTCGAGCTTGCCGGATTGGCAGATGCTTCGCATCGCGTCGACGCTCGGCAATCCGTCGAACCTGGGTGTCTACTGCGTGATCGCTCTGCCCCTGGTTCTATTCGTGGTGCTTCGTGATGCCAGGAGGTTCTGGCGGATTCTTGCGGTCGTCACGTTCGGGCTGCTCGGTCTTGCGCTGCTGTGGTCGAGCTCCCGCGGAGCCTGGATAGGGCTGGTGGCGGCAATAGGGACGCTTGTGCTCGTCGTTGCCATGGGGCGTGCGCGCGGCGGCGGTGCCAGGAAGCTGGTACGCGTGGGACTTCTGCTCGCAGTGTGTGTTGCGGTCGGCGCGCTTGCGAACCCGTCCTTTGGCGAGCGCGTGACGTCTGTGTTCGACACGAAGTCCAAGACCGCGCGGTGGCGAGTCTCGGCGTGGAGTTCGTCTGTCGAGATGATCAGCGACAGGCCGGTGCTTGGCTGGGGTCCGAACAGCTTCAGGTTCGTGTACTCCGACTATCAGGCGCCGAAGCAGATTGACGGGATGTTCGGGTACCAGATCGTTGAGGCGGCCCACAATGTGGTCCTCGATACCGGTGTGGCGTTCGGGATCCCGGGTCTGCTGGCGTTGCTTGCTATGACTGGGCTGGCGACGACCACCATCGTCAGGGAGGCGCGCCGTGAAGATGCGGATTCGATCGAGGTCGCTGCTGTGGGAGCCTCGCTCGTGGGAGGCGTTTCGGGTCTGATGCTGCACTACGTGACTATGGATACGGGACCGGTTCTGGCCGCAGTCGTCGGACTCGTGTGCGCGACGCAGGTGCGACGGATCGCTGCGGATGCATCAGACGCGGAGGCCGGTGCGCAGGCGCGGTGGCTGCGCATGGCTGCGATCAGCGGTGCGGCGGTCGCGTTCGTGGCGCTGGTTCTGTTCTCACGCGTGTTCACTGCGGACCTGACAGCGGCTCGCGCCGTGTCTGCCGCGAAGTCGGGGGTGGATTGGCCTGTCGTGCGCGAGCGCGTCGAAGCGGCGCGCCGGAACGCACCCTTCGAACCGTTCTTCGCCCGCCAGGAGGGCAAGGCGGCAGCACTCTTCGTGCAGAAGCGTTTCGATGTCGATGCGCTCGAAGATGGCGCGCGCGCCTACGACGACGCCCTAGTCGCCATGCCAGACGACCCCACACTTGTCGCAGAACGTGCCAACCTCTACCTGGCAGCCGCGATGTCGAGCAAGGACGCGCGATACGCTACCGAGGCGCTCCGCGGATTCGAGAGGGCTACGCGCATGGATCCCAACACGGGAATACCTTGGGCCGGGAAGGGGTCGGCGCAAGCAGCGCTCGGGATGTGGGAGCAGTCAGCGGTCTCACTGGAGCGTGCGGTTGAGCTCTCGCCCCGGTACAGGGTGGCGTGGCGGAATCTGGCGACTGCCTACGATGCACTAGGGATGGACGCCAAGGCCAAGAACGCGCGGTTCCGGGCGGACGGCGTAGCCGAGCCGACGAAGGCACCGCAGTAG